The Macaca nemestrina isolate mMacNem1 chromosome 12, mMacNem.hap1, whole genome shotgun sequence genome contains a region encoding:
- the LOC105494143 gene encoding secretin has translation MAPRPLLLLLLLLGGSAARPAPPRARRHSDGTFTSELSRLREGARLQRLLQGLVGKRSEQDAENSTAWSRLGAGLLCPSGSDTPTLQAWMPLGGAWSPWLPPGPRPGVMVSEPAGAAAEGTLRPR, from the exons ATGGCCCCCCGgcccctcctgctgctgctgctgctcctcggGGGCTCCGCCGCGCGCCCCGCGCCCCCCAG GGCCCGGCGACACTCGGACGGGACGTTCACCAGCGAGCTCAGCCGCCTGCGGGAGGGCGCGCGGCTCCAGCGGCTGCTGCAGGGCCTGGTGGGGAAGCGCAG CGAGCAGGACGCAGAGAACAGCACGGCCTGGTCCAGGCTCGGCGCGGGTCTGCTCTGCCCGTCCGGGTCCGACACGCCCACCCTGCAGGCCTG GATGCCCCTGGGCGGGGCCTGGTCTCCCTGGCTGCCCCCTGGGCCCAGGCCTGGGGTTATGGTTTCAGAACCTGCCGGTGCTGCTGCAGAAGGAACCCTGCGACCGAGATGA